From the genome of Candidatus Cybelea sp.:
CGAGAGGAGCGTCAGGCCTACCAGAAGGTCGAGGGGTTCGCTTCCGTGACGCCCCGCGGCCGCGAGCAGCGGATCGAGATTCACGGCGATCGCCCGTTGCGCAGCAGTTCGGTTATGCGCAACCCGAAACTCTCGTCGACGGCGACGATTTCGCCGCGGGCGATCGCGCGATCGTTGACGAGCAGCTCGACCGGCGCGTTGGCCGCGCGATCGAGCTCGACGATCGATCCGTTTCCAAGCTTGAGGATCTCTGCCACCGACATTTTGCATCCGCCCAGCTCGACGGTCAGCTGGAGCGGAACGTGCAGCAGCAGGCCGAGATCGTCGCCTTCGAGCGGACCATTACCATCGACGACCATCGCTTCTTACGAGTCGCCGGCTGCGTCTATCCGCAGCGCGCGGCGGCCGCCGGCGAGCCCGCACGTTCCGCGCGCGAGCGCGCGCCCGAACGCTACGAGCGTGCAGCGGTGCAGTTCGTCGGGAGACCGGCAGCGTCGCGCCCGCTGCGAGCGCCGCTATCGCGCGGCTCGAAACCGGACCGAGAGCGAACCGCACGCGCGTCGCGATCGGGATCTCTGCCAGATGCGCGGCTTCGATTCGCGTTTGCGGTTGCGAGGACGGATCTCGCGTCAGCGCGATTCCGATGCGAGCGACGACCGGTTCGAGCAGTGAGAGTTCGAAGTACGTCGCGAGCCGCTCGATCCGGTCGACGCGCTCGGCGCCGAGGCTCTCCCGCGTTCCGCAGACCGAGCCGAGGTGCGCCGCAAGCATTCCGATCGTGCGATCCAAAACGTCCCGCTCGAACGGTGAGAGACGGCGGTTCCCGCGCGACGGAGGCTCGCCGAAGAGCGCCGCCGCGAGCGTGGCCGCATCGTCGGGGCGAAGGACGACGATTGCCTCGGCGACGCTGCCGCGGATGCGATAGAGAAGCGCATCTCGCAGGAGGGTCGGCCACGCGCAGCGGCGCGGAATCGAAGGTTCGACGACGTGCAGTTCAACCGGCGCGGCAAAGAGCGCGGCCAGCGACTCGCGGACGCCGTTGGCGACGACGCAGGCTGCGCTCACCGGAAGCGAGGAGCGCCTCGTAACGACCCATTCGCGCACGCGCCGGTTCATTTCAACAGATCCATCGCCGTTTTGCCGAGGTGGCCTTTGGCGGTCTCCGCTGCTTGCAACGCGTCGAACGTAATGTACGCCTCTTTCAGCCGCGCGAGGCTCTCGTCCAAGTCGACCCGGCTGCGCATGCGATGGAGCGGTTCGAGCGCGGCAAAACCGTCGCGTCCCGCCACCGAGCTGCGCGTCGACGCCCGGCGGCGCAATATGCAGGCCGTCGCTTTCGGAAAGGCGCGTACCGGCCGGAAAACGCGCGAGCGCGAGGCGGCCGGCAACGATGCGCCGCGACTCCCGGATTCCGCTGCGCGGGTCGATGCTCGTTCGATCGTAGGCGAGGCTGCCGTCGGCCTCGACCCGCGCGTTCGCGGCGCGCCCAAGCGCTTCATCGATCGGATCGACCCGCAGCTCCACGAGCCGGCTCGAGCCGTCGAGGCCGCAGATCGCGCGCCCGTCGCGATCTTCGAGCCGCCCGTTGTGAAGCGCGAACGATCCGTCGCTGGTGAAGCCGGTCTCGCCGCGCGCGTCGCGAGCAACGAAGTAGAGGCCGCCGGCGGCGCAGACCGAGAGGGGATCGAGCGTGAAATCGGAGATCGCCGCCGGCGTGGCGACGTCGTCGTGCTGCGGCACGCTGCCGGGAACAAAGGCGCGACGCACGTCCGCGGCGCGTTCGGTGATTCGGTCGAGCGCCGCGCTCAACGCTGGGTTTAGGAACATATCGATCCTCCGTTGGTGAGGGGCGTGGTCTCGAATCCGCGTGCCGCCAAAGCCAGACGCGCCTGCGCGAGCGCCCGCGCGACGAGCTGGCGCATCTCGGGCCGGCAGAGCGCGACGAGGGTAACCGTGCCGGCGTTACTTTGCAAAATCACATGGACGCGAGCGCCGCCGCGTCCGAGCGAGAAGGTCGCGCGCCGTACCGCTGCGTTCGGCCGGAAGAACGTGCGCTCGATGCGGCGGCTCAAAGGTAATATCGCCCGAAACGTCGCCGCTCGCGCGACGTTGGGGGCGAGCTGCGGCCGCGCGCGGCGAGCTGCGGAGCCGCTGGTTTGGCGATACTCGGCGCAAGGTTCGAATAACCGGTGCTCGGCGGGCTGCTGCGGCCGGCAGGCGATCGTTGCAGCGGCCTGCGAGCGATGCGCGGTCTGCGCCGCCGGCCGCGTCTGCTTGCGATCGAGATGAAGCGCCGAATACCAGGCTTGCGAGAGCGCTCGCCGGTCGATCGCCGCGAGCGGTGCCGCAAGAATGCTGACCTCGAGCCGTTCTGTCGTCATGGCAACATGCTGTCAGGCGCAGGTGAACTTTCGGTCGTCGCCGGGTTGCCGAGTTGAGAACGCCGCTGGTACGACGAGAGAACACGCTGCACGTACTCGCGCGTCTGCGCGTACGGCGGCACGCCGCCGAAACGCTCGACCGCATTGGGGCCGGCATTGTACGCCGCCAGCGCAAGGGTCACGCTGCCGAAACGATCGAGCAGGCTGCGCAGATATCGCGTCCCGCCGTCGACGTTCTGCCGCGCGTCGTACGGATTGCGTACGCCCAATGCCGCGGCCGTCCCGGGCATCAGCTGCATCAAACCCTGCGCGCCGGCGCTCGAGACGGCGCGCTCGTCGAACCCGGATTCGTTCTCGATGACGGCGTCGACCAGCGCCGGATCGAGGTTGCGGCGAGCCGCGGCGGCCGCGACGATCCCTGCGATCTCACCTCGCGGCGTCCGGGCCGCAGCGGGAACGTCTACCGGCACTTGCGCGCGCTGCGCGTCGTACACTCTTGCCGAAAGGATCTCGTCGAATTCGCAAGCGCCGGCCGGCGCGGTCGTTATCTCGGCGATGCGACGGCGGACCGCAGCGAGTTCGTCAGCGATCTGCACGTTCGTCCTCCACAAGTTCGGCGAGCGCGGCCAGACGCGAGAGCGTCTCCGCCGGCTCGCAGCGCCGCGCGGCCTGGCGAAGGAAGTCTTCCAAGCGATCTTCGGCCGCAACCGCAGCGCGCACCGGCGGCTCCTGGGACTCAAGGCCCAAACTACGCGCGTCCGTGACGCGCTCGAGCGCGGCAATCGCGCGGCGCACGGCTCTTGCCGCACGAAGCTGCGCGCCGTCCGCGACCATCTCCATCGTGCGGCTGGTGCTGGCGAGCACGTCGACGGCGGGGAAACGTCCGGCTCGAGCGAACGCGGTCGAAAGCGCAATGTGGCCGTCGAGCAGCGAGCGGGCGGCTTCGCTGACCGGATCGCGATCGTCGCCGTCGTTGAGCACCGTTGCGATCAAAGTGACCGAACCTTCCGCGAGGACGCCGGCTACCTCGACGAGCCGCGCCAGCTCGGCGAACACGCTGGGCGGATAGCCGCCGCGTCTGGTGCTCTCTCCCTTTGCAATGGCAAGTTCGCGCAGCGCCGCGGCAACGCGAGCCAGACTATCGAGCACGAGCAAAACCGAGAGTCCGCGCTCGCGAAGTGCCCGCGCCTGCGCGACCGCAACGACTCCCGCGTCGAGACGCTCGAGCGCGGGACGATCGCTGGTCGCACAGACGACCGTCGTACGCTCGTTGAGGCGCGCGATCCACTGCTGCGCTTCGCGACCCCGCTCGCCGGCCAGTGCGACGACGACCGCGTCGGCGGCGCATCCGTCGACGAACGCCTCGAGCAGTGTCGTTTTTCCAGCGCCGGGCGCGCCGAATATCCCGATCCTCGCGCCGCGCCCGATCGTCAGCAGCCCGTCGACGACCCGTACGCCCGTCCACAGCGGCGTGACGACCGGCGCGCGCTGGGCGGGGCGCGGCGGCCGAAGCGCGATCGATATCGCGCGCCCGCACAACGGCGGACCATCGTCGAGCGGGTGGCCGGCGGCATCGATCGCGCGGCCGAGAGCACACGTCCCCAACTCCAGACGTCGCGGCGCCATCATTCGTGCGCAGCCGCGATCGCCGCTTCGAGCCGCGCCGATAACCGTAAGTCAATCGTGCCGGATCGCAGCTCGACGACGATATCGCCGGGGTGCAGCGAGGTGTCGTTAATTTTTTCGACCTGCAGCTCCGCAAGCGCTTCGCGATCGCGCGGGTGGACGCGCACCGCAACGATCCGTTCGTCGACGAGCCGTTCGCGCGTCTTCGCGACGATCGAGGCGACGTCCGCAGCTCGCAGCGCGAGTTCGCGCGCCAGCACGTTCTCCGCAATCTCCTGCAGGAGGCGCGCCACGCCGGCATCGAGTGCATCGGCGAGCGCCGCACGAAAACGGCGAATCGCACCAAACGCCATGGCGTACTCATCGGCCGCGTGCGTGCAGTGCACGGTTGCGCGATCGAGTTCGGGCCGGATCTCGACTTCCGGGAGCGCCGGCTCGTCAAGCGGTTGCAGCGGACGCAAGAGCGCCGTCAACGGAACGAACTCACGCATGGCGGCGAAGGAGCTCATGCGCTTCGTCGAGCAGCGGCGCGTGGCTGCGCTGCATTCGCCGTACGATTGCCTCACGTTCGTGCGGCGGATAGAGCTCGAGTACGGCGGTAGCCGTCGCGGCCGGAAGGGCGCTGATGATCGCGGCCGCAGCGTGCGGCGGTTCTTGTTCGAGCAGCTGCGAACGCGTGCCGGCGCGAAGCCTGCGGCCGCTTTCGACGTGCGCTCGAGCGCCGCGCGCTCCAGCAGCGACCGTACGAGCTCACCGCACGGTGGAATCGCGAACCGAACGCAGACGACCAGACCGATGGCAACGACGAGTGCCGGCGCGAGGGGAATGAGCGCGCCGTACAACAGCGCCCAAGCATCCCGGCGCATTTCGGGTGGCTGGTGGAAGCTGACGGCTTCGACCGCCAACAGGTCGCCGCGGCGCGCGTCGAAACCGACCGCCGCCTCGGCAAGCTCGCGAATCTTCGCGAGGTCCGTCGATCGACCGCGGTCGACGAATACCGCGGTCGAAAGCCTCCGCAACCCTCCGGGCGCCGCCTGCGAGGTGATTTCCCGGGTGTCGCTTCCACGATCGGCACCCTCCTCGGCGCGCCGGTAGCGTTTACCGCCGCCGTCAAAGCTCTCGCTGCGCCTGGTACCGGCAATCGCTTGCAGTCCGACGGGCAGGCGGCGAACGTCGCGCTCCGAGACCTGCTCGTTCGCGTACTCCGCGCGCACGCGAACGATCGTCGTGCCGTCGCCGAATGCAGCGTCGAGCGCCGTCTGCAGCGACGCCTGAAGCTGGGCCGCGTCACCGTTGCGCTCGTTGCTCTCTCCGAGCGCGACGCCGCGATCGTCGAGGATCGTCACGCGCTTGGCCGAGAGCTCCGCAACGCTCGCGGCGACGAAGGAACGAATGCCGTCAATCGTCTCGTGCGAGAGCTGCGAGCCCGAACGCAGCCGCAGCCGGACGCTCGCGCTTGCGTCGTGCGCGGTTTCGTCGGCGAACTCCGCCGCCTTCGCCGGTGCGACGATCACCCGCGCGTCGTCGACGCCGTCGATGCCGCGCAATCCGGCTTCGATATCGCCCGCCAGGCCCGCACGAGTCTGCGCGTCGACGACCGCTTGCGGCGTCAGGACGCCGATCGCACCCAGCGCTTCGCCGGTGCTCGAGAGGTGCGGGTGCGGGACCCCGGCGAGCGAGAGACGCAGCAGCAGATCGTTACGCCTCCGGGCGTCGACGATGACGTTGTCGGCGGTCGCCGTGAACGCGACGCTCCAGGCGGCCAGCCGTTCTTCGACCTCACCGAGCTGTTCGGGATGTAGCGGCGCCGCAAAGAGCGCGACGCGCGGCGCGTGCGCCAGAATTGCGAGCGTGAGTGAAAGCGTTAAGAGTGCCAGCGCGCCGCCGCCGGCACAGGCACGCGTCACGCGAGAGAGGGCGTTCCAGCGCCTGCCCATCAGCGTCAGCGCGTGCATCACCAGAGAACTCGCGTCAAGGCCTAGACTTGCATGTTGAGGACGGCCGAGAGCGACTGCGCGAGGCGCTGCGCCGCGGCCGTCGCCGCCGAGAGCGCCACGTCGGCGCGCGTACGCTCGTAGATCGCGTCCTGCAGCGAGCCGGAACCGTAGGCGAACGCATCCTCGGCGCTCTGCGCGCCGCCCAGCGTCTGTTCGAGCGCGTCGATCGTCGCCGCGAATCCGCCGCCGTCTGCCGGAGCTGCCGGCGCGAGCGGCGCTTCGTCGGCTATCAATGGCTCGACCCTCATAAGCGCCCCAGCTCGATCGTCTTTTCGGCGAGCGTCTTACCGACGTCGAAGATCGAGGCGTCCGATTCGTACGCGCGCGACGCGTTCATCACTGCGATCATCTCGGAGAGGATGTCGACGTTCGTCCCGCGCTCGAGCCTCGCTCCGGAGAACTCGACGAGCGGTTCGCCGGCGCCGGAGTCGGCAACATTGAATTCGGGGATCATCCGCGGGTAGGCCCCGTTCGGTCCGGCCGCCTCGGCGGCGGCAACATTACGAGCCGCAACGTCGAGCGCCGCCCGCTGCGCGTCCATCCCGCTGGCCGCCGCGTCGAGGAGATCGATCGTCACTTCGTCACCAACTTGATCTCTTCGAAGCGCGCGTGCGCGGCCGTCAGCAGCGCTTCGGAAAAGATCGCGGCCCGCGCGGTCTGCGCCATTGCCGCGTCGGCTCGGCGTCCTGGCACGAGCCCGGCGTTTGCTTGCCCGAGCGATCGCTGCGCGTCCAGCAGCTGACGGCGCCCCTGCGCCATCGCGTCTCGTAAGGAATCGGCGAGGTCGAACATGGCCCGATTTTACGCGTCGCCCGTAGCCGCGAAGCGGACGCGGAATGGATGCGGTGTGACCTGAGAAACGGGTGAAGGCTAGGTTGGAACTCGCTCACGGTGGGGTAAGAATCGGGTGAAACCGCGCTAGCCGTGCGGGCGAGCCCGTCAGGGGAGGCCGTCGCTGGGCTATAATTGCGTTTATTTAATAGCTTGCAAGGAGGACCAATGCGAATCGCGAGATCGCTTCCCGCACTTATGGCGGCACTACTCATAGCCGCACTCCCGCTACCCTCACCCGCGCAGTTCAGCGTCGGCGTCGGGTTCACGGTCGGCTCGGCCCCCCCGCCGCTTCCGTATTATCCGCAGCCCGCGGCACCGTATCCCAACTATCAGTGGACGCCCGGCTACTGGGGCTACGGCTCGGCCGGATACTACTGGGTTCCCGGCGTCTGGGTCGCCCCGCCGACCGTCGGAGTTTACTGGACCCCCGGCTACTGGGGCTATAACGGCGGCGCCTACGGCTGGAACGGCGGCTACTGGGGAGGCAGCGTCGGCTTCTACGGCGGCGTGAACTATGGCGGCGGTTACATCGGAACCGGCTTCGTCGGCGGATCGTGGGCCGGCAACCAGTACCGCTATAACACCGCGTACACGAACGTCAACAAGACCAACATTCATAACACGTACGTCAATAAGACGGTCGTGAACGGCAACCAGTACAACCATTCCAACGTCAGCTACAACGGCGGCAAGGGCGGCACGACCGCCAAGCCGACCCAGGGTCAGCTGACGGCCCGAAAAAATGGCCGCGCGCCGACAACCGATCAGAAGAACCAGGCGCGCTTCGCGGGCGAAGACCGCAATCAATACGCCTCGGTCAACAAGGGCAAACCCTCGGTGACCGCGTCGGACAAACCCTTCAACGATTCGAATAAGCCAAAGAACTTTGCCCCGGTAACGACGGCCGATCGGCAAAACGCGCAGAAGAACAACAAAGCCAACCAGAACGCCGGGGCCAACAAGGCGCCGACGAGCCAGAACAAGGGCGCGATGCAGAGCAAGCCGGCACAGAACAAGTCGATGCAAAGCAAACCCGCGTCGCAGAACAATATGCATACGCAGAGCAAGCCGCAGATGCAGAGCAAGCCGCAGATGCAGAGCAAACCTCAGCAGAACAAGGCGCCGGTGACGCAGCATCACCAGACCCCGAGCCAGCCGCCGCACCGCTCCAACGCCACGATGCAGACACAGCATCACCCGCAAGGCAACACCATGCAGGGCCGGCCGCAGAGCATGCAGGCTCACCCCCAGGGCGGCAACCAAGGGCGCCCGCCCAACGGCGGCAACCAAGCGCGGCCGCCCAACGGCGGAAACAACAACAAGGGCAACAACGGCAACGGCAACGGCAACAGCAAACCGCCCCGCAGCTAAGCCCCGCTAAAAGCAAAAGGCCCCTCGAGATCGAGGGGCCTTTTTATTTTTCCCGGCTTATCTCGCCGCCGGCAAGCCGTCGGAATCCAGCGGAATGCCGAGCATTAAGCGCGTCACCTCGTCGTAGTTGGCGATGCCCGAAGCGATGCGATTCGTCTTCAAGTAGGCGTTATAGGTGCGCCACGTCCAGTGCGCGAGGATGACGTTGATATGGCGCGCGTCGCGCTTGCGCAGGGCGACGAAATCTTGCCAGACGAGCGGCACGAACTCGTCCTTCGCGTAGTGCCGCTTCTGCGGCAGATACAAGAAGAGCTCGAACCAGCCGGCGTACTGCACCGCCGGATCGTGCGACCGCAAGCAGGCGACGATCGCGAGATAATTTGCTTCGTCTTCGCGTGCGAAGGCCGCGTCGTGACTCCACTCGTGCGCGTAGTCGAAAGGGATCTCGAACCACAGCAGATCGGAGGCGACGGCGACGTTGAGCGTGAGCGGATTGATGAAGCCGCTCGTCCCGGTGGCAAGCATGAACGGATTGAAGATCGTCGGCTTCGCGGGGCCGACCTGCGGCGCCCACGTATCGCCCGAACGCTGCACGGCCGGAAGCCACGCGGCGCGCAGCGCCTCGCGGTCAAGCGGAAGTTTTGCGCGCGCGTGCGCGGCCGGCGCGAGCGCGTTCATCTCCGCCATCGCTCGTTGGCGCAGCAGAGTCGCAGCGGCGGGCGTGATCCGCGCCGCATCGAAGCGCACCCGCGTTTCGAGCGGAGCGCGCGCGTAGTTCCAACCCCAACTGAGTTCGAACCAGACGGCGTAAAGCCCGAGCACTGCCGCGCAGCCCAAAACGAGTCCGGCGGCATCGGCCCAGCGCTTGCGCCGCAAGCGCGCAAAGGCCACGATCTGCCAGACGATTGCCGCAATGCCCGCCAGCGCCGCCAAATCGCCGAGCGACCATGGCAATCGGTGAGTTATCGCAAAGGCGATTCGTTCCCAAACCGGATATGCGCCGTTTGAATAGGCGCTTTCGATCCAGGCTGCGGAGGGTTGAACGAGAAGCGCGATCGCGCCCAGCGCGATCGCGAGAACCTTAGAGCTGCTCTTTAGCGTTTGCTGTATTGGAAACGTTTGCGCGCGCGCTTGCGGCCGTACTTCTTCGATTCTTTTTCGCGCGGATCGCGCGTCAGGAAGCCGTTCTTGCGCAGCGTCTCCTTCAGCGACAAGTCCATCTCAACCAGCGCCCGCGCGATGCCGTGGCGTACGGCTCCCGCTTGACCGGTTACGCCGCCGCCTTCGGCCTTGACGCGCACGTCGAAGCGCGAGAGGCTCTGCGTGGCCTCGAGCGGCTGGCGGACGATTTGGAGAAGCTGCGGGCGTGGAAAGTAGTCGTCGACGGCCTTACCGTTCACGGTGATGATGCCCTGACCGAGCATCAGCTTTACGCGCGCGACGGCACGCTTGCGCCGCCCGGTCGATTGAATAACGTCGAGACTCTCGTCCAAGAAAAACTCCTACGGCAGCGGCTGCGGCTTTTGTGCGTCGTGGGGATGCTTGCCGGCGACGTAAACGGTCAATCGGCGAAGCTGCACGTCGCGCATGCGATTGGTGGCGAGCATGCCGCGCACGGCCTTCTCGATCAAGCGCTCGGGGTGCTTGTCGTGCATCTCCTGCGCGCTCTGCACTTTGAGCCCGCCGGGATAGTTGCTGTGACGATAGTAGACCTTCTGCTTCCACTTGTCTCCGCCGAGCTCGATCTTCTCGGCGTTGAGGACGATCACGTGATCTCCGTCGTCGATGTGCGGCGTCCAGGTCGGCTTGTGCTTACCCGAGAGCGCGCGCGCAATCCGGACGGCAAGGACGCCGAGACGCTGACCGGCAGCGTCGACGATGTACCAAGAATGCTCCGTATCGGCAGTTTTCTGCTGGTAGGTGCGCACAACCAACGAATCTTACGGGAAAGCCGGGCCCCAGTCAAGGTCAAGGGTCAGGGCCACGGGTGCGCGGTAGGAAGCGCCAGCAGCGGCGGCTCGGCGAACGAGTTGTACCCGTCGGAGTAGCGCACGCCGGCGAGGTAGAGCCCGGCGGCCGGGGCGACGGGACCGGCGCCGGTGCGTTCCCCCCGCGCGAGAATTTCGGCGATTTCCCCCGGCCACCGCCGTTCGCGCCCGATCTCGATCAGCGTGCCGACGAGCGTCCGGACCATCCGGTGTAAGAAGCCGTCGGCAGCCAGCTCAAGACGTAGGAGCGATCCCCGCTGCTCGAGCTCGAAGCGCGAGAGCGTGCGAACCGTCGAGGCCGGCTCGCGGGCGGAGTTCACCGGCAGCGAACCGCAAAAAGCGCAGAAGTCGTGCTCTCCGAGAAGGTGCTCGGCCCCCGCGCGCACGGCGTCTAGATTGAGCCGCTGCGGCACGTGCCATGCATAGCGGCACAAAAGAGCGCTCGGCTGCGGTCGATTCAGAATCGCGTAGAGATAGGTTCGCGCTCGAGCTCCAAAGCGAGCCGAAAAGCCGGTGTCGACGATGCAAGACTCGCGAACGGAGCAGTCCTCGGGCAGGAGCGCATTGAGTGCGAGCGTCAAGCGTTCGAACGCAAACGACGCCGTGGTCGCCAGCGAGACGACCTGTCCGGTTGCGTGCACGCCGCTGTCGGTCCGGCCGGCGCCCGTTACTTTGATCGGCTCGCCGAAGAGCCGCGAGAGCGCCTCCTCTAAGACTCCCGCTACGGTCCGCACCGACGGCTGCCACTGAAATCCGGCAAACGCGCTGCCGTCGTACTCGACCGTCAGGCGGAGGGTGGTCAGGCCGGGCAGGCTCCGCGCAGCTCTGCCTTTGCGGCGTCAAGGTCGTGTTGGAACCGGCTGTCCTGCATCATCGCGTAAGCGGCCAGGGTGCCGGAGGTCCAGCCCGCGACGATATCGCTTGGATAATGAAGGCCAAGAACGATCCGGTTCTGGCCGAAGGCGCGCGCCTGCTTGAAGATCTCCGCCCGCTTGCACGGTACGGCCTGCGACAAGACGACCGCCGCCGCCGCGGCGAAGGCCGCGTGGCCGCTGGGATACGACCCGTGCCGCTTGGCGGCGCCGGTGGGCCGCGGCCGTTCGTAATAGTCTTTCGCCTGGTCCACGAGTTTGTGGACGTCCGCGCCGATCCGAGCGAAGAAGGCATCGGTAACGGGATCGTGCGTCGCGTCGAAATTCGGGCCGATGGAGGGTGCGAAGAAAAAGACGTTGCGGACGGCTTCCTCCGCGCTGCGCACCTGCGAGTCGCTGCGCGAAGCGATCGTGGCCGCGACCTGCGCTTGATCGGTCCGTTCCTGCAACGAACCCGGATCGGGCGGAGGCGGGAGAAAGAGCACGAGATCGAGTTGTCCGGCGCGCAGATAATGATACTCGGCCTCAACCGCGAGGGCGCGCGCGCCGCAGAGCGCCGCAACGAGCAGCGCGGCGGCCGCCAGGCGGCGAGCAATCATCCGTGCTGGCGCTGGAGCGGAAACGGCAGCACGTCGCGGATCGAGCGTTGGTTCGTCAGCAGCATGATCAAACGGTCGACGCCGATGCCGATGCCGGCGGTCGGCGGCATACCGTATTCGAGCGCGCGGACGAAATCCCAATCGGGCTCGGGCACTTCTTCGTCGCCGGCCAGCCGCTCGGCAATTTGTGCCTCGAAGCGGGCCCGCTGATCGTCGGGATCGTTGAGCTCGGTGAATGCGTTCGAGATCTCCATGTGCGCGCAAAACAATTCATAGCGGTCGGTAATAGCTGAATCGCCGTGCCGCCGCTTGGCCAGCGGCGAGAGCGCCACCGGGTACCCGGTAACGAAGGTTGGTTCGGTTAGGTTCGGCTCGATGACCCGCTCGAAGATCTTGTCGAGCGCGTGCGCGTGCGTTGGCGAGCGCGGCAGGCCGAGTTCGTGGACGATTGTATGCGCGCCGCCGGCGTCGAGCAGGCGGTCGCGCAGGTACTCTCCCCGGCTATACTGCGCCATCGCATCCAGATACTCGA
Proteins encoded in this window:
- a CDS encoding phosphatase PAP2 family protein, giving the protein MIARRLAAAALLVAALCGARALAVEAEYHYLRAGQLDLVLFLPPPPDPGSLQERTDQAQVAATIASRSDSQVRSAEEAVRNVFFFAPSIGPNFDATHDPVTDAFFARIGADVHKLVDQAKDYYERPRPTGAAKRHGSYPSGHAAFAAAAAVVLSQAVPCKRAEIFKQARAFGQNRIVLGLHYPSDIVAGWTSGTLAAYAMMQDSRFQHDLDAAKAELRGACPA
- the fliN gene encoding flagellar motor switch protein FliN gives rise to the protein MVVDGNGPLEGDDLGLLLHVPLQLTVELGGCKMSVAEILKLGNGSIVELDRAANAPVELLVNDRAIARGEIVAVDESFGLRITELLRNGRSP
- a CDS encoding EscN/YscN/HrcN family type III secretion system ATPase → MMAPRRLELGTCALGRAIDAAGHPLDDGPPLCGRAISIALRPPRPAQRAPVVTPLWTGVRVVDGLLTIGRGARIGIFGAPGAGKTTLLEAFVDGCAADAVVVALAGERGREAQQWIARLNERTTVVCATSDRPALERLDAGVVAVAQARALRERGLSVLLVLDSLARVAAALRELAIAKGESTRRGGYPPSVFAELARLVEVAGVLAEGSVTLIATVLNDGDDRDPVSEAARSLLDGHIALSTAFARAGRFPAVDVLASTSRTMEMVADGAQLRAARAVRRAIAALERVTDARSLGLESQEPPVRAAVAAEDRLEDFLRQAARRCEPAETLSRLAALAELVEDERADR
- a CDS encoding lytic transglycosylase domain-containing protein, with protein sequence MQIADELAAVRRRIAEITTAPAGACEFDEILSARVYDAQRAQVPVDVPAAARTPRGEIAGIVAAAAARRNLDPALVDAVIENESGFDERAVSSAGAQGLMQLMPGTAAALGVRNPYDARQNVDGGTRYLRSLLDRFGSVTLALAAYNAGPNAVERFGGVPPYAQTREYVQRVLSSYQRRSQLGNPATTESSPAPDSMLP
- a CDS encoding flagellar M-ring protein FliF C-terminal domain-containing protein, with product MHALTLMGRRWNALSRVTRACAGGGALALLTLSLTLAILAHAPRVALFAAPLHPEQLGEVEERLAAWSVAFTATADNVIVDARRRNDLLLRLSLAGVPHPHLSSTGEALGAIGVLTPQAVVDAQTRAGLAGDIEAGLRGIDGVDDARVIVAPAKAAEFADETAHDASASVRLRLRSGSQLSHETIDGIRSFVAASVAELSAKRVTILDDRGVALGESNERNGDAAQLQASLQTALDAAFGDGTTIVRVRAEYANEQVSERDVRRLPVGLQAIAGTRRSESFDGGGKRYRRAEEGADRGSDTREITSQAAPGGLRRLSTAVFVDRGRSTDLAKIRELAEAAVGFDARRGDLLAVEAVSFHQPPEMRRDAWALLYGALIPLAPALVVAIGLVVCVRFAIPPCGELVRSLLERAALERTSKAAAGFAPARVRSCSNKNRRTLRPRSSAPFRPRRLPPYSSSIRRTNVRQSYGECSAATRRCSTKRMSSFAAMREFVPLTALLRPLQPLDEPALPEVEIRPELDRATVHCTHAADEYAMAFGAIRRFRAALADALDAGVARLLQEIAENVLARELALRAADVASIVAKTRERLVDERIVAVRVHPRDREALAELQVEKINDTSLHPGDIVVELRSGTIDLRLSARLEAAIAAAHE
- the rpsI gene encoding 30S ribosomal protein S9, coding for MQSTGRRKRAVARVKLMLGQGIITVNGKAVDDYFPRPQLLQIVRQPLEATQSLSRFDVRVKAEGGGVTGQAGAVRHGIARALVEMDLSLKETLRKNGFLTRDPREKESKKYGRKRARKRFQYSKR
- the truA gene encoding tRNA pseudouridine(38-40) synthase TruA codes for the protein MPGLTTLRLTVEYDGSAFAGFQWQPSVRTVAGVLEEALSRLFGEPIKVTGAGRTDSGVHATGQVVSLATTASFAFERLTLALNALLPEDCSVRESCIVDTGFSARFGARARTYLYAILNRPQPSALLCRYAWHVPQRLNLDAVRAGAEHLLGEHDFCAFCGSLPVNSAREPASTVRTLSRFELEQRGSLLRLELAADGFLHRMVRTLVGTLIEIGRERRWPGEIAEILARGERTGAGPVAPAAGLYLAGVRYSDGYNSFAEPPLLALPTAHPWP
- a CDS encoding flagellar basal body rod C-terminal domain-containing protein, yielding MTIDLLDAAASGMDAQRAALDVAARNVAAAEAAGPNGAYPRMIPEFNVADSGAGEPLVEFSGARLERGTNVDILSEMIAVMNASRAYESDASIFDVGKTLAEKTIELGRL
- a CDS encoding DUF3810 family protein; translated protein: MEEVRPQARAQTFPIQQTLKSSSKVLAIALGAIALLVQPSAAWIESAYSNGAYPVWERIAFAITHRLPWSLGDLAALAGIAAIVWQIVAFARLRRKRWADAAGLVLGCAAVLGLYAVWFELSWGWNYARAPLETRVRFDAARITPAAATLLRQRAMAEMNALAPAAHARAKLPLDREALRAAWLPAVQRSGDTWAPQVGPAKPTIFNPFMLATGTSGFINPLTLNVAVASDLLWFEIPFDYAHEWSHDAAFAREDEANYLAIVACLRSHDPAVQYAGWFELFLYLPQKRHYAKDEFVPLVWQDFVALRKRDARHINVILAHWTWRTYNAYLKTNRIASGIANYDEVTRLMLGIPLDSDGLPAAR
- the rplM gene encoding 50S ribosomal protein L13 yields the protein MRTYQQKTADTEHSWYIVDAAGQRLGVLAVRIARALSGKHKPTWTPHIDDGDHVIVLNAEKIELGGDKWKQKVYYRHSNYPGGLKVQSAQEMHDKHPERLIEKAVRGMLATNRMRDVQLRRLTVYVAGKHPHDAQKPQPLP